One Lysinibacillus sp. OF-1 DNA segment encodes these proteins:
- a CDS encoding SRPBCC family protein: MATGQYSKNISMQKERLEEFIQNKEQWAVLIPGYLHHELLNENDMIWVFQGDFGIIQKAVKVELKVKKSDAHQILFDLEGLSDPINGDGSFEIKQNQDQSLQLTGKLTMKASGFLAGMMNPVLDNFVPRLVEQLVKEMAVKVVKE, translated from the coding sequence ATGGCAACTGGACAATATAGTAAGAATATCAGTATGCAGAAAGAAAGGTTAGAGGAATTTATTCAAAATAAAGAACAATGGGCTGTTTTAATACCAGGTTACTTACACCACGAATTACTGAATGAAAATGATATGATTTGGGTCTTTCAAGGAGATTTTGGCATTATTCAAAAAGCTGTTAAAGTGGAGCTGAAGGTGAAAAAATCAGATGCTCATCAGATACTTTTTGATTTGGAGGGCTTATCCGATCCGATAAATGGCGATGGTTCATTTGAAATAAAACAAAATCAAGATCAATCATTGCAACTTACTGGTAAGTTAACAATGAAGGCTAGCGGCTTTTTAGCAGGAATGATGAATCCAGTTTTAGATAATTTTGTCCCAAGACTAGTGGAGCAATTAGTAAAGGAAATGGCCGTTAAAGTGGTAAAAGAATAG